From Chryseobacterium sp. IHB B 17019, one genomic window encodes:
- a CDS encoding DoxX family protein, with the protein MKTKTTKIIYWSGAIFMSLWFGASGFFELTKNPVVWDITQQLGYPSHFIYILGVFKLTGILVLLLPNRLLRLKEWVFAGMFFDIIFAFFSKIAVLGFPATIDAIVAFTVLSVTYFMFRKLYTPELIFGEI; encoded by the coding sequence ATGAAAACAAAAACAACAAAAATCATCTATTGGTCGGGAGCAATTTTTATGTCATTATGGTTTGGAGCAAGCGGCTTCTTTGAACTGACAAAAAATCCAGTAGTTTGGGATATTACCCAGCAATTAGGCTATCCATCGCATTTTATCTACATTTTGGGTGTATTTAAATTAACAGGAATTTTGGTTTTATTACTTCCAAACAGATTATTAAGATTGAAAGAATGGGTTTTTGCAGGAATGTTTTTCGATATTATTTTCGCATTCTTTTCAAAAATCGCAGTACTTGGCTTTCCGGCAACAATTGATGCGATTGTAGCATTTACGGTACTTTCGGTAACATACTTCATGTTTAGAAAATTATACACTCCAGAGCTTATTTTTGGCGAAATTTAA
- a CDS encoding DUF1223 domain-containing protein has product MVLKNLIGTAVFVALMFTFSAFVYKNKTVESHPKTPVEYKGFAVLELFTSEGCSSCPPADQLMGEIEKQYKDQPVYILAYHVDYWNNLGWKDKFSSVENSQRQQYYSKTLSSQVYTPQLVVNGKKEFVGSDRNSIENAIETALLNSKNIPIHLSAKISGKEINVNYKSEEKNSQNKLLITLVEKKSSTNVQKGENEGRHLQHWQIVHHQNQISLKNSSEGITSFRLPENFNTNDWDIIGMVQNVKTGEILGSAKAF; this is encoded by the coding sequence ATGGTACTAAAAAATCTAATAGGGACAGCAGTTTTCGTAGCTTTAATGTTCACGTTTTCCGCTTTTGTTTACAAGAATAAAACCGTAGAATCTCATCCGAAAACTCCGGTAGAATACAAAGGTTTTGCGGTTTTGGAATTGTTCACTTCCGAAGGCTGCTCAAGTTGTCCACCCGCAGATCAGCTGATGGGAGAGATCGAAAAACAATACAAGGATCAACCTGTTTATATTCTCGCTTATCATGTAGATTATTGGAATAATTTGGGTTGGAAGGATAAATTCAGCAGTGTAGAAAATTCTCAGAGACAGCAGTATTACAGTAAAACATTAAGTTCACAGGTTTACACTCCGCAATTGGTTGTCAATGGTAAAAAAGAGTTTGTAGGTTCAGACCGAAATTCGATTGAAAATGCAATTGAAACGGCATTATTGAATTCTAAAAATATTCCCATTCATTTATCCGCAAAAATTTCCGGGAAAGAAATTAATGTAAACTATAAATCGGAAGAAAAGAATTCACAAAACAAACTTCTCATAACATTAGTTGAGAAAAAATCTTCAACAAATGTACAAAAAGGTGAAAATGAAGGCCGTCATTTACAGCATTGGCAGATTGTTCATCATCAAAATCAAATTTCTTTAAAAAATTCTTCAGAAGGAATTACGAGTTTCAGACTTCCTGAAAATTTCAACACTAATGATTGGGACATTATCGGGATGGTTCAGAATGTGAAAACTGGAGAGATTTTGGGTTCTGCAAAAGCGTTTTAA
- a CDS encoding LytR/AlgR family response regulator transcription factor has product MNIIIIEDEFRAAKSLQNLVLELKPEAKIIGVYDSIEMSVEGLSKDIKPDLVFMDIQLSDGLSFEIFKQVEITCPVVFCTAFDQYMLDAFKSKGIDYVLKPFSREDIAEALRKVDELKKFFQKNELPDLESLLKNINQTQSTKSNFLVFKNQKYTTVPTENIAYFFIHNEITHLMTFDKEQFQLSQSLGQIAEQVSDKQFFRINRQYLINFKAIKEMEHYFQRKILVKLTIETPEKLLINKEKTHSFFTWLEDR; this is encoded by the coding sequence ATGAATATCATCATCATTGAAGACGAATTTAGAGCAGCAAAATCCCTTCAGAACTTAGTATTAGAATTAAAACCGGAAGCAAAAATTATTGGAGTTTACGACAGCATAGAAATGAGTGTCGAAGGTTTGTCAAAGGACATTAAACCTGATTTAGTTTTTATGGATATCCAGTTGTCAGACGGGCTTTCCTTTGAAATTTTCAAGCAGGTTGAAATCACCTGTCCGGTGGTTTTCTGTACTGCTTTCGACCAATATATGCTGGATGCTTTTAAAAGCAAAGGTATTGATTATGTACTAAAGCCATTTTCCCGTGAAGACATCGCTGAAGCATTGAGAAAAGTGGACGAGTTAAAAAAATTCTTTCAGAAAAATGAGTTACCGGATTTGGAATCTTTACTGAAAAATATTAACCAAACACAATCGACAAAGAGTAATTTTTTAGTTTTTAAAAATCAAAAATATACGACAGTTCCTACGGAAAATATTGCTTATTTTTTCATTCACAATGAGATCACGCATCTCATGACTTTTGATAAAGAACAGTTTCAGTTGAGTCAATCTTTAGGACAAATTGCCGAACAGGTTTCTGATAAACAATTTTTCAGGATTAACCGACAATACTTAATAAATTTCAAAGCAATTAAAGAAATGGAGCATTATTTTCAGCGTAAAATTTTAGTTAAATTAACCATTGAGACTCCTGAAAAACTACTGATCAATAAAGAAAAAACACACAGTTTCTTCACTTGGCTGGAGGATCGCTAA